The Camelus bactrianus isolate YW-2024 breed Bactrian camel chromosome 12, ASM4877302v1, whole genome shotgun sequence genome includes a window with the following:
- the TAMALIN gene encoding protein TAMALIN: MTLRRLRKLQQKEEAAAAPDPAARAPDSEAAPIPTPTAAPPAAAASPGTSGDELYAALEDYHPAELYRALAVSGGTLPRRKGSGFHWKNLSQSPEQQRKVLTLEKEENQTFGFEIQTYGLHHREEQRVEMVTFVCRVHESSPAQLAGLTPGDTIASVNGLNVEGIRHREIVDIIKASGNVLRLETLYGTSIRKAELEARLQYLKQTLYEKWGEYRSLMVQEQRLVHGLVVKDPSIYDTLESVRSCLYGAGLLPGSLPFGPLLAAPGGSRGGARRAGGDADDAVYHTCFFGGAEPPAPPPPPPPARAHGPGPADALAPGPRAGLSRSASVRCAGPAGGGGGGAPGALWTEAREQALCGPGLRKTKYRSFRRRLLKFIPGLNRSLEEEESQL, encoded by the exons ATGACCCTCCGCCGACTCAGGAAGCTGCAGCAGAAAGAGGAGGCGGCGGCCGCCCCGGACCCCGCCGCCCGGGCTCCCGACTCGGAAGCCGCTCCGATTCCGACCCCGACCGCGGCCCCCCCTGCTGCAGCCGCCAGCCCTGGGACCTCCGGGGACGAGCTGTACGCGGCGCTGGAGGACTATCACCCGGCCGAGCTGTATCGCGCACTCGCCGTGTCCGGGGGCACTCTGCCCCGCCGAAAG GGCTCAGGGTTCCACTGGAAGAATCTCAGCCAAAGTCCTGAACAGCAGCG gaaAGTGCTGACTTTGGAGAAGGAGGAGAACCAGACCTTCGGCTTTGAGATCCAG ACTTACGGCCTTCACCACCGGGAGGAGCAGCGAGTGGAGATGGTGACTTTTGTCTGCCGAGTTCATGAgtccagccctgcccagctggCTGGGCTCACACCAG GGGACACCATCGCCAGCGTCAACGGCCTGAACGTGGAGGGCATCCGGCATCGGGAGATTGTTGACATCATTAAGGCGTCTGGCAATGTTCTCAG ACTGGAAACTCTGTACGGGACATCAATTCGGAAGGCTGAACTGGAGGCTCGTCTGCAATACCTGAAG CAAACCCTATATGAGAAGTGGGGAGAATACAGGTCTCTAATGGTGCAGGAGCAGCGGCTGGTGCACG GCCTCGTGGTGAAGGACCCGAGCATCTACGACACGCTGGAGTCGGTGCGCTCCTGCCTGTACGGGGCGGGCCTGCTCCCGGGCTCGCTGCCCTTCGGGCCTCTGCTGGCCGCCCCCGGGGGCTCCCGCGGGGGTGCACGGCGGGCCGGGGGCGACGCGGACGACGCCGTCTACCACACGTGCTTCTTCGGGGGCGCCGAGCcgcccgcgcccccgccgccgccgccccccgcgCGCGCGCACGGTCCCGGCCCCGCCGACGCCCTGGCCCCGGGGCCCCGCGCCGGGCTGAGCCGCAGCGCCAGCGTGCGGTGCGCGGGccccgcgggcggcggcggcgggggcgctCCGGGCGCGCTCTGGACTGAGGCCCGCGAGCAGGCCCTGTGCGGCCCCGGGCTGCGCAAAACCAAGTACCGCAGCTTCCGCCGGCGGCTGCTCAAGTTCATCCCCGGACTCAAccgctccctggaggaggaggagagccaGCTGTAG